In Pseudomonas fakonensis, one DNA window encodes the following:
- a CDS encoding RHS repeat-associated core domain-containing protein, producing MSAAARRSSYWRGYGPYGYSSLLVEAPWLLGFNGAHADALTGNYALGNGHRTYNVRLMRFQGPDRLSPFGRGGLNAYAYCMGDPVNQVDPSGQFSFKRTWQKLTGGPKRVGSFGALTNTNVGRVKEEVVITERNLRQGQAKLDVVKDASSLDGVFRSSSPMTHKWLVTDKGELIVGSFEHAQVYSTHASFAAIAARKHGTSPAVVAAREFVMKKEKIVLTNYSGHYKTPYDRLWSVKMHMEQLAPDVKIVRQSYLAAQP from the coding sequence ATGAGCGCAGCTGCACGCAGGTCAAGTTATTGGCGGGGCTACGGGCCCTACGGCTATTCCAGCCTCCTCGTCGAGGCTCCATGGCTGCTCGGGTTCAATGGTGCTCATGCTGATGCACTTACTGGCAACTACGCGCTGGGGAACGGACACAGGACTTACAACGTCAGGCTGATGCGCTTCCAGGGCCCGGACAGGCTGAGCCCCTTCGGTCGTGGAGGCCTGAATGCCTATGCCTACTGCATGGGTGATCCTGTGAATCAGGTTGACCCGTCGGGGCAGTTTTCCTTTAAACGTACTTGGCAGAAGCTGACAGGAGGGCCGAAGCGGGTCGGATCTTTCGGGGCGCTGACGAACACCAACGTTGGCCGAGTCAAGGAAGAGGTCGTGATCACCGAACGGAACTTGCGTCAGGGGCAGGCAAAGCTTGATGTCGTAAAGGACGCCAGTTCTCTGGACGGTGTATTTCGCTCATCCTCCCCGATGACCCACAAGTGGCTGGTTACCGACAAGGGTGAACTGATCGTCGGCAGTTTCGAACATGCCCAGGTCTACTCCACTCACGCGAGCTTTGCCGCCATTGCAGCCCGGAAGCATGGGACCAGTCCGGCCGTTGTGGCCGCTAGGGAGTTCGTGATGAAGAAAGAGAAAATTGTGCTGACCAACTACAGCGGCCATTACAAGACACCTTACGACAGGCTGTGGTCGGTGAAGATGCATA